One genomic segment of Arcobacter porcinus includes these proteins:
- a CDS encoding HpcH/HpaI aldolase/citrate lyase family protein, translating into MMTSSIDLSKLTAKDDLTPVLGGYWPGIQIYYPPIKFNPLDGSYESMEQAKLRLQKHAYNTRAHTVLFDLEDGCRQKAQSRELLIQELPKFPERDFQIAIRINQFRTEEYEEDLKMLKQIHQYVDVIVLAKAGEVYGSAEIRDLSSWLISIGSDLTIQPIIEHPKSLKIADRLMEYSTVKHIVFGIHDFSKAMAYKITPKGWIDELETYFDMLTLEARIKGKGVIGGVEVLLTPHSLPSNCVEKKDIRRWLDLHGDEASKYVYSHALRESAMGLTGKQVITPNHINICKVAFTPSPNEIAKDVSILKAAIEADALLSGAIRYEGEMLDPPMFGKSLQNILRAYALKSLTKEDELFALSVLNRMPLNTFKENWPYGQL; encoded by the coding sequence ATGATGACTTCTTCAATAGATTTATCTAAATTAACAGCGAAAGATGATTTGACTCCAGTTCTTGGTGGTTATTGGCCAGGGATTCAAATTTATTACCCTCCAATAAAATTTAATCCTCTTGATGGTTCTTACGAGAGTATGGAACAAGCAAAATTAAGACTACAAAAACATGCTTATAATACAAGAGCACATACAGTTTTATTTGACTTAGAAGATGGTTGTAGACAAAAAGCACAAAGTAGAGAGCTTTTAATTCAAGAGTTACCAAAGTTTCCAGAGAGAGATTTTCAAATAGCTATTAGAATAAATCAGTTTAGAACAGAAGAGTATGAAGAGGATTTAAAAATGTTAAAGCAAATTCATCAATATGTTGATGTTATTGTTTTAGCAAAAGCAGGTGAAGTTTATGGAAGTGCAGAGATTAGAGACTTATCTTCTTGGTTAATTTCTATTGGAAGTGATCTTACAATTCAACCAATTATAGAGCATCCTAAATCTTTAAAAATTGCAGATAGGTTGATGGAGTATTCAACTGTAAAGCATATTGTTTTTGGAATTCATGACTTTTCAAAAGCTATGGCTTATAAAATCACTCCAAAAGGTTGGATTGATGAACTTGAAACATATTTTGATATGCTAACTTTAGAAGCAAGAATTAAAGGTAAAGGAGTAATTGGAGGAGTTGAAGTTCTTCTTACTCCACACTCTCTTCCTAGTAATTGTGTTGAGAAAAAAGACATTAGAAGATGGCTAGACTTACATGGAGATGAAGCTAGTAAATATGTTTATTCTCATGCTTTAAGAGAGAGTGCAATGGGATTAACTGGTAAACAAGTTATTACTCCAAATCACATTAATATCTGTAAAGTTGCATTTACTCCATCTCCAAATGAGATTGCAAAAGATGTTTCAATATTAAAAGCTGCTATTGAAGCTGATGCACTTTTAAGTGGAGCAATTAGATATGAAGGTGAGATGCTAGATCCTCCAATGTTTGGAAAGTCGTTACAAAATATTTTAAGAGCTTATGCTCTTAAAAGCCTTACAAAAGAAGACGAGCTTTTTGCTCTTAGTGTTTTAAATAGAATGCCATTAAATACATTTAAAGAAAATTGGCCTTATGGTCAACTGTAA
- a CDS encoding ATP-dependent Clp protease adaptor ClpS produces the protein MSNEIEIELNEDLEVEEPKKYSVFLLNDDYSTMDFVIDVLTKVFRKNTSEAEAIMLNVHNNGKGLCGVYSFEIASTKVAQVKTLAREQGFPLKAVMEEE, from the coding sequence GTGAGTAATGAGATAGAAATAGAGTTAAATGAAGATTTAGAAGTTGAAGAACCAAAGAAGTATAGTGTTTTTTTATTAAATGATGATTATTCAACTATGGATTTTGTAATAGATGTTTTAACAAAGGTATTTAGAAAAAACACAAGTGAAGCAGAAGCTATTATGCTAAATGTACACAATAATGGAAAAGGACTTTGCGGAGTATATAGTTTTGAAATTGCTTCAACAAAAGTTGCACAGGTAAAAACACTTGCAAGAGAACAAGGTTTTCCTTTAAAAGCTGTAATGGAAGAAGAATAA
- a CDS encoding HpcH/HpaI aldolase/citrate lyase family protein — protein sequence MTHPNQALFEAGKSLPIIPTCEHFAGSEKLILKGFEMQKKLGPVFDITCDCEDGAETGKEVEHAQMIVRVVNSGDNPYKMAGTRIHDHSHKDWRQDVDILVAGAGENLAYITLPKSTCYEDAKTQIEYIQKVAKENGIKREIPIHVLIETHGALQDVEKIATLPWLQVLDFGLMDFVSGYQGAIPAINMRSPGQFEHRLIAAAKARVAQAAIQNYVIPCHNVTLDLKNPYQTYKDAERARNEFGFMRMWSIYPTQVQAIVDAMKPDFTELVAAQNILIKAQDAEWGPIQYDGELHDRATYRYFWELVQRAKFSGVALLPEAEKRFFA from the coding sequence ATGACACACCCAAATCAAGCACTATTTGAAGCTGGTAAATCTTTACCAATTATCCCAACTTGTGAGCACTTTGCAGGAAGCGAAAAGCTAATCCTAAAAGGTTTTGAAATGCAAAAAAAACTAGGTCCTGTTTTTGATATCACTTGTGATTGTGAAGATGGAGCAGAAACTGGTAAAGAAGTTGAGCATGCTCAAATGATAGTAAGAGTTGTAAACTCAGGTGATAACCCATATAAAATGGCTGGAACAAGAATTCATGATCATTCTCATAAAGATTGGAGACAAGATGTTGATATCTTAGTTGCAGGTGCTGGAGAAAATCTTGCATATATTACTCTTCCTAAATCAACTTGTTATGAAGATGCTAAAACTCAAATTGAGTATATTCAAAAAGTAGCAAAAGAGAATGGTATAAAAAGAGAGATTCCAATTCACGTACTTATAGAGACTCATGGTGCATTACAAGATGTTGAGAAAATTGCAACACTTCCTTGGTTACAAGTTTTAGATTTTGGTTTAATGGACTTTGTAAGTGGATATCAAGGAGCAATTCCTGCAATAAATATGAGAAGCCCTGGACAATTTGAGCATAGATTAATTGCAGCTGCAAAAGCTAGAGTTGCACAAGCAGCTATTCAAAACTATGTGATTCCTTGCCATAATGTTACTCTTGATCTTAAAAATCCTTACCAAACATACAAAGATGCTGAAAGAGCAAGAAATGAGTTTGGATTTATGAGAATGTGGTCAATTTACCCAACACAAGTTCAAGCAATTGTTGATGCTATGAAACCTGACTTTACAGAACTTGTAGCTGCTCAAAATATTTTAATTAAAGCTCAAGATGCTGAGTGGGGACCAATTCAATATGATGGAGAACTACACGATAGAGCAACTTATAGATATTTCTGGGAACTAGTTCAAAGAGCAAAATTCTCAGGAGTTGCACTACTTCCAGAAGCAGAAAAAAGATTTTTTGCTTAA
- a CDS encoding fumarate hydratase, with protein MSKKITEQDIIDSVASACQFISFYHPEDFVKGMIEAYENEKSDSAKNALGQILINSKMCAMGHRPLCQDTGSVNIFVKVGLKANLDITKNLEDLLNEGVAKGYTDPDNTLRFSVVSDPAGKRTNTKNNTPAVIHVSVDNSDKLDITVAAKGGGSENKSKFAVLNPSDSIYDWVMANVKDMGAGWCPPGILGIGIGGNPEKSMLLAKESLMGHVDIHELKARGAQTPLEELRLKLYEDINKLGIGAQGLGGLTTVLDVKILDYPCHAASLPVAMIPNCAATRHIHFELDGNGPAEFKKPDLSIWPDLELPMDTIKKVNIEDLTKENLSQFKSGDTLLLSGKILTARDAAHKKIVEYKNAGKPLPNGVDLKDKFIYYVGPVDPVKGEVVGPAGPTTATRMDKFTKDMMEIGIMGMIGKGERKQPTIDLIKEYKSIYLIATGGAAYLISQSIKGAKILAFEEMGMEAIYEFEVKDMPVTVAVDTEGNSIHTTGPAKWRTINK; from the coding sequence ATGAGTAAAAAAATTACAGAACAAGATATTATAGATTCAGTTGCATCTGCATGTCAATTCATCTCTTTTTATCATCCAGAAGACTTTGTAAAAGGTATGATAGAAGCTTATGAAAATGAAAAAAGTGATTCTGCAAAAAATGCTTTAGGTCAAATTTTAATAAACTCAAAAATGTGTGCAATGGGGCATAGACCTCTTTGTCAAGATACAGGAAGTGTAAATATTTTTGTAAAAGTTGGATTAAAAGCAAATCTTGATATTACAAAAAATCTTGAAGATTTACTAAATGAAGGTGTTGCAAAAGGTTATACAGATCCTGATAATACTCTTAGATTCTCAGTTGTAAGTGATCCTGCTGGAAAAAGAACAAACACAAAAAACAACACTCCAGCTGTTATTCATGTAAGTGTTGATAACTCTGATAAATTAGATATCACTGTTGCTGCAAAAGGTGGTGGAAGTGAAAATAAATCAAAATTTGCTGTTTTAAATCCAAGTGATAGTATTTATGATTGGGTTATGGCAAATGTTAAAGATATGGGTGCTGGTTGGTGTCCTCCTGGTATTTTAGGTATAGGAATTGGTGGAAACCCAGAAAAATCAATGCTTTTAGCAAAAGAGTCTTTAATGGGACATGTTGATATTCATGAACTAAAAGCAAGAGGTGCTCAAACTCCACTTGAAGAGTTAAGACTTAAACTTTATGAAGATATAAATAAACTTGGAATTGGAGCACAAGGATTAGGTGGTTTAACAACTGTTTTAGATGTTAAGATTTTAGATTACCCTTGTCATGCTGCATCTTTACCAGTTGCTATGATTCCAAACTGTGCAGCAACTAGACATATTCATTTTGAACTAGACGGAAATGGTCCAGCTGAATTTAAAAAACCAGATTTAAGCATTTGGCCAGATCTTGAACTTCCAATGGATACAATCAAAAAAGTAAATATTGAAGATTTAACAAAAGAGAACTTATCTCAATTTAAATCAGGAGATACTCTACTTTTATCAGGAAAAATTTTAACTGCACGTGATGCTGCTCATAAAAAAATAGTTGAGTACAAAAATGCAGGTAAGCCTCTTCCAAATGGAGTTGATTTAAAAGATAAATTTATCTATTATGTAGGTCCTGTTGATCCTGTAAAAGGTGAAGTTGTAGGACCTGCTGGACCAACAACTGCTACAAGAATGGATAAGTTTACAAAAGATATGATGGAAATTGGAATTATGGGAATGATTGGAAAAGGTGAAAGAAAACAACCTACAATCGATTTAATTAAAGAGTACAAATCTATCTACTTAATTGCAACTGGTGGAGCTGCTTATTTAATTTCTCAATCTATTAAAGGTGCAAAAATTCTTGCATTTGAAGAGATGGGAATGGAAGCTATTTATGAATTTGAAGTAAAAGATATGCCTGTTACTGTTGCAGTTGATACAGAAGGTAATTCAATTCATACAACTGGTCCTGCTAAATGGAGAACTATTAATAAATAG
- the bioD gene encoding dethiobiotin synthase — translation MNINSKQYIGKAIFVTATNTDVGKTYACEKLLNFFAKEGLKVGYFKPIETGVINNQPFDGTKLFNLACNLNSDYKKLSIKDVVPYQFTLPASPYVAKGNTFIDIDFLKKQKDYLLSFCDILIVEGAGGLMVPIEIDYFMIDLIKEFNTKAFLIGPSNLGCINDILLSMNALKNKDIDFDFFINLYKDLDSFEKVTKPFLEDYFKRLSFL, via the coding sequence ATGAATATAAATTCAAAACAGTACATTGGAAAAGCTATTTTTGTAACAGCAACAAATACAGATGTAGGAAAAACTTATGCTTGTGAAAAGCTATTAAACTTTTTTGCAAAAGAGGGTTTAAAAGTTGGTTACTTTAAACCAATTGAAACAGGAGTTATAAACAATCAACCATTTGATGGAACTAAACTATTTAATCTAGCATGTAATTTAAATAGTGATTATAAAAAACTATCTATTAAAGATGTTGTTCCTTATCAATTTACACTTCCTGCTTCTCCTTATGTAGCAAAAGGAAACACTTTTATAGATATTGATTTTTTAAAAAAACAAAAAGATTACCTACTTAGTTTTTGTGATATTTTGATTGTTGAAGGTGCTGGTGGATTAATGGTTCCAATAGAAATAGATTATTTTATGATTGATTTAATTAAAGAGTTTAATACAAAAGCTTTTTTAATAGGTCCATCAAACTTAGGTTGTATTAATGATATCTTATTATCTATGAATGCTTTAAAAAACAAAGATATTGATTTTGATTTTTTTATAAATCTATATAAAGATCTAGATAGCTTTGAAAAAGTTACAAAGCCATTTTTAGAAGATTACTTTAAAAGGCTTAGTTTCTTATAA
- a CDS encoding aldolase/citrate lyase family protein, protein MSQTVKIDIPEFLNIGVACTSLHVGTSKENNIAMIIEDDKLGTDKISYKDLATKSDQVANFFTQEIGIKPRDRVLVCLKNSLAYPISFFGVMKGGMIAVPTSTLLSGSEVKYLAEDSQAKAIVLSASMYDNLVPYLENLDNLKTIVIAGVDSVEEFKKPKDIEVFALNQIFEKSDKTANHYNSKSGEPAYLVYTSGTTGYPKGVLHSHRSLVGRKPATDFWFDFKENDRIMHSGKFNWTYVLGSALMDPLYNGHTVIAYEGANDASTWINLIKKHECTIFIGVPTIYRQIIQKTDFTLEDCPSLRYCMSAGEHLSDEMLGLWRDRFKQDIFEAIGMSECSYYISHSKNNPIRPGSAGFPQPGHIVKLINPETLEEVGVEEEGMICIGEDDPGLFLEYWQLEEETAKARHDGYFFTGDYARKDKDGYIWFIGRKDDIINTFGFRVSPHEIERVVKTHPDVADCVAFGLDIEKDKTLVAIAVVGHNTLSKEKEQEILKFSQDNLAKYKAPKEIFTMSDYPRTKNGKVLRKQLVKDLHEQYFAIEKGEEVVEYKARRSMLLVPPYDLHKMEKARTVLADTVIFDLEAILEEQREAGRTVIRETFKNDGPLFGESERVIRVNNLGSEDLKKDLALAKEIEIDALLFSKIDTKEDVLKAVKLIEEVNPNLTLMIMIETPLSVLNIHEICAASPKVEVVVVGSNKLANRLQIDIKRGSKAIVTYLAQIALASKAYNKMVIDGPHFDVQDEFACEDSTKDAFNLGFDGKSLIHPIQIDYINDIFTPKQSEVEDYEDMIEKYEEATKQGKEVILHNNRLVDSSRIVWARKMIKLYETYKALGQNLFGK, encoded by the coding sequence ATGAGCCAAACAGTAAAAATAGATATACCAGAATTTTTAAATATAGGTGTTGCTTGTACATCGCTTCATGTTGGAACTTCAAAAGAGAACAACATTGCTATGATTATTGAAGATGATAAACTAGGAACTGATAAAATTTCATATAAAGATTTAGCAACAAAATCTGATCAAGTTGCAAACTTCTTTACTCAAGAAATAGGTATAAAACCAAGAGATAGAGTTTTAGTTTGTTTAAAAAACTCTTTAGCCTACCCTATTTCATTTTTTGGTGTTATGAAAGGTGGAATGATTGCAGTTCCAACTTCAACACTTTTAAGTGGTAGTGAAGTTAAATACCTTGCAGAAGATTCACAAGCAAAAGCTATTGTTTTATCTGCTTCTATGTATGATAATCTTGTTCCATATTTAGAAAACCTTGATAATCTAAAAACAATAGTTATAGCTGGAGTTGATAGTGTTGAAGAGTTCAAAAAGCCAAAAGATATTGAAGTTTTTGCATTAAATCAAATATTTGAAAAAAGTGATAAAACAGCAAATCACTATAACTCAAAATCAGGAGAACCTGCATATTTAGTTTATACATCAGGAACAACAGGTTATCCAAAAGGTGTTTTACACTCACATAGATCTCTTGTTGGAAGAAAACCAGCAACTGATTTTTGGTTTGATTTTAAAGAAAATGACAGAATAATGCACTCAGGAAAATTCAACTGGACTTATGTTTTAGGTTCTGCACTTATGGATCCACTTTATAATGGTCATACAGTTATTGCTTATGAAGGTGCAAATGATGCTTCAACATGGATTAATTTAATCAAAAAACATGAGTGTACTATATTTATTGGAGTTCCAACAATATATAGACAAATTATTCAAAAAACAGATTTTACTCTTGAAGATTGCCCAAGCTTAAGATATTGCATGAGTGCTGGAGAGCATTTAAGTGATGAGATGCTTGGACTTTGGAGAGATAGATTCAAACAAGATATCTTTGAAGCAATTGGAATGAGTGAGTGTTCATACTATATTTCTCACTCAAAAAACAATCCAATAAGACCAGGAAGTGCTGGTTTTCCACAACCAGGACATATTGTAAAACTTATAAATCCTGAAACTTTAGAGGAAGTTGGAGTTGAAGAAGAGGGAATGATTTGTATTGGAGAGGATGATCCTGGATTATTTTTAGAGTATTGGCAACTTGAAGAAGAGACTGCAAAAGCAAGACATGATGGATATTTCTTCACAGGTGATTATGCAAGAAAAGATAAAGATGGTTATATCTGGTTTATTGGAAGAAAAGATGACATTATTAATACTTTTGGATTTAGAGTAAGTCCTCATGAAATTGAAAGAGTTGTAAAAACTCATCCAGATGTTGCTGATTGTGTTGCTTTTGGACTTGATATTGAAAAAGATAAAACTTTAGTTGCTATTGCTGTTGTTGGTCATAACACTTTAAGTAAAGAGAAAGAGCAAGAGATTTTAAAATTTTCTCAAGATAATTTAGCAAAGTATAAAGCTCCAAAAGAGATATTTACTATGAGTGATTATCCTAGAACAAAAAATGGAAAAGTTCTTAGAAAACAACTTGTAAAAGATCTTCACGAACAATATTTCGCAATAGAAAAAGGTGAAGAAGTTGTTGAATATAAAGCAAGAAGATCTATGCTTTTGGTACCACCATATGATTTACATAAGATGGAAAAAGCAAGAACTGTTTTAGCAGATACAGTGATTTTTGACCTTGAAGCTATTTTAGAAGAGCAAAGAGAGGCTGGAAGAACAGTTATTAGAGAAACATTTAAGAATGATGGTCCTTTATTTGGAGAGAGTGAAAGAGTAATCAGAGTAAACAATCTTGGAAGTGAAGATCTTAAAAAAGATTTAGCTCTTGCAAAAGAGATTGAAATAGATGCTTTACTATTCTCTAAAATTGATACAAAAGAGGATGTTTTAAAAGCAGTTAAACTAATAGAAGAAGTTAATCCAAATCTTACTCTTATGATTATGATTGAAACTCCTTTATCTGTTTTAAATATTCATGAAATTTGTGCAGCAAGCCCAAAAGTTGAAGTTGTTGTTGTTGGTTCAAATAAACTTGCAAATAGACTTCAAATAGATATAAAAAGAGGTTCAAAAGCGATTGTTACATATTTAGCACAAATTGCACTTGCTTCAAAAGCTTATAATAAAATGGTAATAGATGGACCTCACTTTGATGTTCAAGATGAGTTTGCTTGTGAAGATTCAACAAAAGATGCATTTAATTTAGGATTTGATGGAAAATCATTGATTCATCCAATTCAAATTGATTATATAAATGATATTTTTACTCCAAAACAGAGTGAAGTAGAAGACTATGAAGATATGATAGAAAAATATGAAGAAGCAACAAAACAAGGTAAAGAAGTAATATTACATAACAATAGATTAGTAGATTCTTCAAGAATTGTTTGGGCTAGAAAAATGATAAAGCTTTACGAAACATACAAAGCTTTAGGTCAAAATCTATTTGGAAAATAA
- a CDS encoding MaoC family dehydratase produces the protein MSKISNKINFGNYFEDFKIGQKIVHPLPRTISEGDVSLYIAFTGSRFSLHSSDIVAKEFGYKKRPLDDLLMFHLTFGKSVQDISLNAIANLGYAEISFPNPVYVGDTVSMTSTVIGLKENSNGKSGVVYVHSIGVNQNNEEVLNLKRWVMVHKKDHSTRSDINEVPNFDKTTKILDEINIPKISSVNTDASGGKYFFEDYEVGESLNHPEGITVDDSDHTLATKLYQNNAKVHFNDHMMQSTPMKQRLMYGGVVISMARTASYNGLQNAQWIYSINSGTHSNPTYAGDTIYAYTKILEKIDHKREDIGLLRLRTIALKNLSSNEIEDAKGEDGKYLPNVVLDLDYTVIIPKKSTKK, from the coding sequence TTGTCAAAAATAAGCAATAAAATTAATTTTGGTAACTATTTTGAAGATTTCAAAATTGGTCAAAAAATAGTTCATCCTCTTCCAAGAACAATTAGTGAAGGTGATGTATCTTTATACATTGCTTTTACTGGTTCTAGATTCTCTTTGCATTCAAGTGATATTGTGGCAAAAGAGTTTGGTTATAAAAAAAGACCTTTGGATGATCTTTTAATGTTTCACTTAACTTTTGGAAAATCTGTTCAAGATATATCTTTAAATGCAATTGCAAATTTAGGTTATGCAGAGATATCTTTTCCAAATCCAGTTTATGTAGGAGATACAGTTTCTATGACTTCAACTGTAATTGGATTAAAAGAGAATTCAAATGGAAAAAGTGGAGTTGTTTATGTTCACTCAATTGGAGTAAATCAAAACAATGAAGAAGTTTTAAATCTAAAAAGATGGGTTATGGTTCATAAAAAAGATCACTCTACAAGAAGTGATATAAATGAAGTACCAAATTTTGATAAAACTACAAAAATTTTAGATGAAATTAATATTCCAAAAATATCTTCTGTGAATACAGATGCAAGTGGTGGAAAATATTTCTTTGAAGATTATGAAGTAGGAGAAAGTCTTAATCACCCTGAGGGAATAACTGTTGATGATAGTGATCACACTTTAGCAACAAAACTTTATCAAAATAATGCAAAAGTTCATTTCAATGACCATATGATGCAAAGCACTCCAATGAAACAACGATTAATGTATGGTGGAGTTGTGATTTCAATGGCAAGAACTGCTTCATACAATGGTTTACAAAACGCTCAATGGATTTATAGCATAAACAGTGGAACTCACAGTAATCCTACTTATGCAGGAGATACAATTTATGCTTATACAAAGATTTTAGAAAAAATTGATCATAAAAGAGAAGATATTGGTCTTTTAAGATTAAGAACAATTGCTCTTAAAAATCTATCTTCAAATGAGATAGAAGATGCAAAAGGTGAAGATGGAAAATATCTTCCAAATGTAGTTTTGGATTTAGATTACACAGTAATTATTCCAAAAAAATCAACAAAAAAATAA